The Streptomyces pratensis genomic interval GTGTCACCGGGCAGGAGCAGCACGGGCAGACGGTTGACGGTGGCGAGCGCGGCACCGGTGACCAGGTTGGTGGCGCCGGGGCCGATGGATGTCGTGACGGCGTGGGCGGAGAGCCGCCCCGACTGGCGGGCGTATCCGACGGCGGCGTGCACCATGGCCTGTTCGTTGCGGCCCTGGAGATAGGGCATGACGGGGCCCGCCTCGACGAGGGCCTGCCCGACACCCGCGACGTTGCCGTGCCCGAAGATGCCCCAGGTGGCTCCGATCAGGCGGTGGCGCCGGCCGTCGCGCTCGGTGTACTGGCGGGAGAGGAAGGCGATGAGTGCCTGGGCGGTGGTGAGCCTCCGGGTGGGCGCGGTCGCGTCGGACGTGCGGCGTGGTGTGGTCACCGGGCGGCCTCCGCGTCGTGCAGCGGCAGTCGGGGGTCGACGGGCTGCTCGGGCCATGTGCCGCGGATCCAGCGGTGGTCCGGATGGTCGCGGATGAGCCATTCGCGCTGTTCGCCCGGGCCCGCCATCACGTTCAGGTAGTACAGGGTGCGGCCGGGCGGTGCGATGGACGGGCCGTGCCAGCCGTCGGGGATCAGGACGGCGTCTCCGGTGGCGACTTCGGCGAGGACGTCCGTCCCTCCGGGACGGGACGGCGACACCCGGTGGTAGCCGAGGCCGTCGCCCTCGACCTCGAAGTAGTAGATCTCCTCGAGCACGCACTCGGTGCCGGGGTGGTGCTCGTCGTGCTTGTGCGGCGGGTACGAGGACCAGTTGCCGCCGGGGGTGAGGACCTCGACGGCGATGAGCCGGTCGCATTCGAACGTGTCGGCGGCGGCGAAGTTGTTCACCTGGCGTGAGCACGTACCGGCACCGCGGAGCTCCACCGGTACCTCCGGCGCGGGGCCGTAGCGAGCGGGGAGTCGTCGCTCGCACTTCGCTCCTGCCAGGGCGAAGCGGCCTCCTGCGCCGGAGGCGATCTGGGCGCGGGCGTCGCGTGGGACGTAGGCGAAATCGGTCACCGCACCGAACACGTCTTTCCTGCCCAGCAGTTCAAAGATCTCACCTGCCGCCTGCACCGTACAGCCACCGGACAACGGCAGGATGATCCATTCGCTCTCCCCGGTTACCAGGGTGTGAACACCACCCGGCTCGAGCTCGAGGACACGCAGACTCGACCGCTCCCACCCGGCCCGCTCCGGGTCGATGTCGAGGACGTAGGAGCCACGCGCGGCATGGCCGGACCTGAGGTGGTACCTCTGCTGCTCGTCGGTCGTCGTCATGGCTCCATCCCTACCCCTCGTCCGGCTGTTCACGGAAGCGTCGCGGCCATGCGCCCGGCGGAGTACCACGACCGTGCGTTCACAGGAGCCCTACGGCCGTGTCGACCGCTCCCGCCACGTCTCCGTCGGCGGGGTAGAGCAGTGAACGCCCGACCACCAGCCCCTGGACGGTGGGCAGTCGCAGCGCCCCGCGCCATTTCTCGTACGCGGCGTCCGGATCTCCCGTGACCTCACCGCCGAGCAGGACTGCGGGGAGCGTCGAGGCGCGCATCACCCGGCCCATGTCGTCGGGGTCGTCGGTGACGGGGACCTTGAGCCAGGTGTACGCGGACGTCCCGCCCAGACCCGAGGCGATGGCGATGGAGGTGGTGACGGCGGTGGCGCCCAGGTCCGTACGGAGCCCGTGGGCGGTGCGATGGCAGAGGAACGGCTCGATGAAGACCGGCATCCTGAGAGCGGCCATCTCGTCCACGGTGCGTGCCGCGGTGTGCAGGGTGTCCAGGGAGCCGGGGTCGTCGTGGTCGATCCTCAGCAGGAGCTTGCCGGCGTCGTAGCCGTGGCTCGCGAGGTCGGCGGGGCGATGCCCGGTGAAGCGGTCGTCGAGCTCGAAGGCGGCTCCCGCGAGTCCGCCGCGATTCATGGACCCGAGGACGACCTTGCCCTCCAGCGCGCCGAGGAGCAGCAGGTCCTCCAGGACGTCGGCGCCCGCGAGCACCCCGTCGACGCCGGGGCGGGCAAGAGCGAGGCAGAGCCGTTCCAGCAGGCCGAACCGGTCGGCCATGGCCAGGTCGTCGTCACCGACGGCGAGGGCGCCACGGGCCGGGTGATCCGCCGCGATGATCATCAGGCGTCCGCTGGGACCGACGAGTGGCCGCCTGCGGCGGGCGGCGGC includes:
- the iolB gene encoding 5-deoxy-glucuronate isomerase; this encodes MTTTDEQQRYHLRSGHAARGSYVLDIDPERAGWERSSLRVLELEPGGVHTLVTGESEWIILPLSGGCTVQAAGEIFELLGRKDVFGAVTDFAYVPRDARAQIASGAGGRFALAGAKCERRLPARYGPAPEVPVELRGAGTCSRQVNNFAAADTFECDRLIAVEVLTPGGNWSSYPPHKHDEHHPGTECVLEEIYYFEVEGDGLGYHRVSPSRPGGTDVLAEVATGDAVLIPDGWHGPSIAPPGRTLYYLNVMAGPGEQREWLIRDHPDHRWIRGTWPEQPVDPRLPLHDAEAAR
- a CDS encoding Cgl0159 family (beta/alpha)8-fold protein, whose protein sequence is MTPPAAAGFTDLVRLRAHRPEAVAEAAAARRRRPLVGPSGRLMIIAADHPARGALAVGDDDLAMADRFGLLERLCLALARPGVDGVLAGADVLEDLLLLGALEGKVVLGSMNRGGLAGAAFELDDRFTGHRPADLASHGYDAGKLLLRIDHDDPGSLDTLHTAARTVDEMAALRMPVFIEPFLCHRTAHGLRTDLGATAVTTSIAIASGLGGTSAYTWLKVPVTDDPDDMGRVMRASTLPAVLLGGEVTGDPDAAYEKWRGALRLPTVQGLVVGRSLLYPADGDVAGAVDTAVGLL